From the Schistocerca nitens isolate TAMUIC-IGC-003100 chromosome 10, iqSchNite1.1, whole genome shotgun sequence genome, the window tggctctgagcactatgggactcaactgctgtcgttatcagtcccctagaacttagaactacttaaacctaactaacctaaggacatcacacaacacccagccatcacgaggcagagaaaatccctgaccccgccgggaatcgaacccgggaacccgggcgtgggaagcgagaacgctaccgcacgaccacgagatgtgggcagggagggggggggggttgttggacccataataagtttatttttttttctttcaaagcaggaattttctataaaatatattgacactaacgtttcataaaatagccaacaaacaataactcaaagggaatatgtagtatgaaagttacttgggcaaaatcaGGGGACattaaaaaattgtgggttcaacgccCCCCCCACTCCCAGACTTGTCCACGATAACATCCTAGTGATCACTGCCTGCAGCTACgttatcttcatcttctctaacatccacatcactttcccgatGTTAATCATACTtcataacaccatcctcatattcaccccttaggcgtcctagggttaacacGATTATTTTGTTATGTAGGTAAACATAGCCACATAAATTCCAATTTACAATTGTCTCTAAATTTGCGTCACAGactcattttaatatatttttattaagaGTCGCGATCGGTTTCGCGCCATATTCTTTTTAACAAGTGATCGCCGAAAGGTAACTGCCCTAGAGGCACTCCCCGTCATACTGCCCTGCCTGCTGCTGCTTTAAATATGGACTACCCACCACCTTTAGGGCGCTATTAGTTTACAACTTGACGTTAACGATGGGGAGTGGATTTAAGACAGTTACCCTTTTGCGGTGACGTGATAGAAAGACTATTTATCACCTGAGGATGCGTTTTCTAGTAGCGCAAAACAGACCGCGACTTATAATAAAAAGTATTCTACAGCCGGTgcgaattatctacatctacatttacatggaaactctgcaaattatatgtaagtgcctggcagagggttcattgaaccaccttcacaataattccctctAATTCCAATCTCGtgcagcgtgcggaaaaaacgtaCATCTATATCTTTCGATgcgtctcttattttgttatggtgatcgtttctccctatgtaggtcggcgtcaacaaaatattttcgcatttagaggaaaaagttggtgatttaaatgtcgtgagaatattccgcccagacgaaaaacgtctttgttttaataatgtccaccccaaatcctgtatcatttcaggtacactatctcccctatttcacggtaatacaaaacgtgctgcccttctttgaactttctcgatgtactccgtcaatcttatctggtaacgatcccatacGGCGCAGTAGTaatctaaaagaggatggacaagcgtatggTAGGAAGTCTCTCTTTggtggatctgttacattttctaagtgccctgccaataaaacacagtctttcgttagccttccccacaacattttctatgtgttccttccaatttaagttgtacgcaattgtaattcctaggaatttacttcaatttacggcctttagatttgactgatttatcgtgtaaccgaactttaacgaatttctttcagcactcatttggatgacctcacacttttcgttattttgggtcaactgccaatattcgcaccatacagatatcttttctaaatcgttttgcaatttgttttgttcttctgatcactttactagTAGAtgagcgacagcgtcatctgcaaacaaccgaagacggcagctcagattgtcttgtAAATCGATTATATAgattaggaaaagcaaagggcgtatgacactaccttggggaaagccagaaattacttttgttgtactcgatgactttcggccagttactacaaactgtgacctgcctgacaagaaatcacgaatccagtcacataatttagacgatattccataagcacgcagtttcactacaagctgcttatgtggaacagtgtcaaaagccttctggaaatctagaaatacttcctgtgagtaaagagcaagttatgtttcacaagaacgatgtttttctaAATTCGTGTCGACTGTcactagaccgttttcttcgaggtaatggaaatgccgtgtgacgagggcctcccgtcgggtagaccgttcgccgcgtgcaagtccTTCGAGtcggcgccacttcggcgacttgcgtatcgatggggatgaagtgatgatgataaggacaacataacacccagtccctgagcggagaaaatctccgacccagccaggaatcgaacccgggccattaagTATAACATtccgccgcactgaccactcagctaccagagcggacttcttcgaggtaattcataactttcgaacagaatatatgtgccaaaatttctttcaaaatgtgcAAATTTGCTGGCGGTTGCCCGCAGTttaaaataaactactggccattaaaattgcttcaccacgaagatgacgtactacagacgcgaaatttaagtgacaagaagaagatgctgtgatatgcaaatgattagcttttcagagtattcacacaaggttggtgccggcggcgacacctacaacgtgctgacatgaggaaagtttccaaccgatttctcatacataaacagcagttgaccggcgttgcctggtgaaacgttgttgtgatgcctcgtgtaaggaggagaaatgcgtaccatcaagtttccgacattgataaaggtcggattgtagcctatcgcgattgcggtttatcgtatcgtgacgttgctgctcgcgttggtcgagatccaatgactgttagcagaatatggaatcggtgggttcaggagggtaatacggaacgccgtgctggatcccaacggcctcgtatcactagcagtcgagatgacaggcatcttatccgcatggctgaaacggatcgtgcagccacgtctcgatccctgagtcaacagatgggaacgtctgcaagacaacaaccatctgtacgaacagttcgacgacgtttgcagcagcatggactatcagctcggagaccatggctgcggttacccttgacgctgcatcacagacaggagcgtctgcgatgatgtactcaacgacgaacctaggtgcacgaatggcaaaacgtcattttttcggatgaatccaggttctgtttacagcatcgtgatggtcgcatccgtgtttggcgaacggacattggaagcgtgtattcgccatcgccatactggcgtatcacccggcgtgatggtatagggtgaaactggttacacgtctcggtcacctcttgttcgcattgacggcactttgaacagtggacgttacatttcagatgtgttacggtccgtggctctacccttcattcgatccctgcgaaatcctacatttcagcaggataatgcatgaccgcatgttgcaggtcttgtactggcctttctgcatacagaaaatgttcgactgctgccctggccatcacattctccagatctctcaccaattgaaaacgtctggtcaatggtggccgagcaactggctcgtcacaatacgccagtcactactcgtgatgacctgtggtatcgtgttgaatctgcatgggcagctgtacctgtacacgccatccaagctctgtttgactcaatgcccaggcgtatcaaggccgttattacggccagaggtggttgttctgggtactgatttctcaggatctatgcacccaagttgtgtgaaaatgtaatcacatgtcagttctaatataatatatttgtccaatgaatacctgtttatcatctgcagtagTGTAATATGCAGTAGTGTTATATGCAGTGTAATATGCTACAAACTATTCTAAATATGATATGTAAAAGCATGTAAATACTTAAAATATACTGTTTAGTCAAATGACGGCATTCTTGGAGAACTGTGAATATAATATGAAACAGAGCATTTACTATATACCATAACAACCAGTCACAAATTGGGTTTGGTTAACTTTATTTAAAAAGTATCTTAACTGGATTTCGTATTTTCAAACTTGTCTACAAAAGACTTACGCGCTTTTATCCATGAGTTCTGATAAAAGTGTATAAGCTGTCTGAAGGTGAATTTGTTAATTCTTAACTGGTCACGGTGATTCTTAGGTTTGGGCGCGTCAATAGGTAAAAACGGGACCCCTACAGGatcactttcttgtctgtctgtctgtctgcttcaCGGACTGTTCAAAATACTTTGTTTCAGGAACGAGGATGCGTATCAAGTTGAACTTTGTTTCACGTATTAAGGTCTAAAgtcgtttggcgacgtaaaaaagcGAAGCTTGTAAGTCAGTGCAACCAAAGAtacagttaattacataaaatattttcacactcgcaaactcactcacccaAACCTATAGAGTGCTTCCCactggtctagaatcatgaaatttcgtaagaagcaaGGATTCACTGAACAGGAAACGGAAAAATCCGGACTTGGTAATTCGTaaatacatcacacgaaaaaaaatttttttgttatttcactgtCTGTCCCtcggtctgttaagaccccttttcctcaggaatgggCAGAcgtatcacaatgaaatttatttcacatgCAAAGTTCCATAGTCACTTGGCTGTATAATACATGTTAAGCTTCTAAGACAACGGAAccaaaagataaggccatttatgtcacatatattggTACTCGCAAACATGTTCAtcaagacttacacagtacttccCCTCCATATAGAATCATGAAGTTTGCCTGGAAGCAGGGTTTCAAAGTACAAACAAACCAAGAAAAATCCGAATGTTAATTTGTAACTGTATCAtacgaataaatttttttttttttttttttttttgttatttgttacctGACTATCTCTCCGTCTGTTGAGAGGCGTTTTTATCAGGAATGGGTAGATTTACCATaccgaaatttatgtcacatactgtgtataaatgtataagtcaatattatcaaaagatatggccatttatgacacatattttgatactttcaTCGTCATTCATTGAAATCTATAGGGCATTTCCCCTTgatatagaatcatgaaatttggcagcgaGAAAGGTTTCGCTTTacagctaaaggaaaaaaaaaacagcaaaatttttatttgtgattatatcatatgaaaaaaaaattcttttgccatttgttaatctaCTTCAGACTTGAAATTTAAACATTCTCTAAAGTCTTGTAATCCCTAGGACCGATATCTTCCCAGTATCGCTGCCGATAATTGGCAAAATTATCGAGATACTCGATTcttggaatggatgaactgtctatacacatGTAATTAAtcttgtacagaaccctcagtgtaGGAGCcgtactcgcacctggccaatggAAGCAAAACGAAGTTGTGGATGTTGCTGCTGAAtgttaaaaatatactttttatcTGTTTTGTGATCTAGAGCAAAAACGATAATATATACTGAAAGCTAGTGCAGTTAACGGCCTACTCTGCATCCATTATCGTATTACTTTTTACTATTTTCTGTTAATTTTGCGTGATGTACAAAGTGGAAAGGTCATTATTATTTCATATGTTTGCagatacataaaaataaatgttttattacaGTATCATATATTCTATCCTTAGTACAAAGCATGGTAATTACATcacaataaaatgtttttattacaGTATTTGTTCAGTCCTCGGTACAAGGCATTGATTACTAAGTCGAAATACAATGAAATCATTGTTATACACTGCGAAATTAAACGATAAATGTCTTGCGTATTCATATGCAAAGTTGTGTAGCGAATCTTTCACGAGATGCTGACGTAACTGAGACGTTacttttcttcttctgtctcccaATCGGCGTCGTCCGCGACGTCACCTGAGACTCCTCTTTCTCCCTCTTCTCGTTGTCCTTTCTCGCCTCCAGCTGACGAAGGCTCTGCTTTAGGCTGTTCGTACTGCCCATCCTTTTCGTCTTCCTCCTCTTCACCGCCCTGTGCCTCTTGCCCTTCCTTCTTCTCCTTGATGAAGATCCGTGACATAACGAGGCATTTGCGAGTACTCGCGTAGTACCTCAGCGGACTCTCCGGGTTCGTGGAAAACACGGGGT encodes:
- the LOC126210255 gene encoding general transcription factor 3C polypeptide 6-like, whose amino-acid sequence is MDVNAHDVESSEQDDEYEEEEILVELKFEGGNLHEPLLNQQGVHFKLIGATTAKPVLQLGEQIFAGQYVDAMGTTIIFEEDESMPYYDPVFSTNPESPLRYYASTRKCLVMSRIFIKEKKEGQEAQGGEEEEDEKDGQYEQPKAEPSSAGGEKGQREEGERGVSGDVADDADWETEEEK